Sequence from the Cytophagales bacterium genome:
ACATTTGTTGTCTTGTACGGCCATGTATTGTGAGGGCTTTAATTCCGGCATCCTGCAGGCGCTTTGCTACTTCAACTATTTTAATTGAATGATCATCCCAGCCTAAGCGCGTTTTAACGGTAACAGGCAAGGTACATTTTTTCACAATTTCTTCGGTCATTTTCTGCATTTTGGGCAAGTCTAACAGGATACCTGCTCCGGCACCCTTGCAGGCAACATTTTTAACAGGGCAGCCATAGTTTATATCAATCAGCTCAGGATCAGCCGCTTCAGCAATAGCAGCAGCCTCCCGCATTGATTCGATCTTATCCCCAAATATCTGGATACCAATTGGCCGTTCATAATCGTAAATGTCTAACTTTCGCACACTTTTCTCAGCGCTTCTGATCAGCCCTTCTGAAGAGATAAACTCTGTGTAAAGCAGATCTGCCCCCTTGTCCTTACACACAGCCCTGAACGGAGGATCACTGACATCTTCCATGGGAGCGAGTAATAATGGGAATTCTCCAAGTTCTAAATTGCCGATACGTACCATGTGAAGGGTGCATAGCGCATAGCGCATGGCGCATGGCGCATAGCTGCCACCGCTCTGCTCTCTGCACTATGTTTTTACAAGTTTTTCCCGTAAATTTACGCAATTATGTCTTTAAATCCAAAACTTGTTCCGGGCGAAGCGAGGAATCTAATCCAAAATCCACAA
This genomic interval carries:
- the dusB gene encoding tRNA dihydrouridine synthase DusB; the protein is MVRIGNLELGEFPLLLAPMEDVSDPPFRAVCKDKGADLLYTEFISSEGLIRSAEKSVRKLDIYDYERPIGIQIFGDKIESMREAAAIAEAADPELIDINYGCPVKNVACKGAGAGILLDLPKMQKMTEEIVKKCTLPVTVKTRLGWDDHSIKIVEVAKRLQDAGIKALTIHGRTRQQMYKGNADWSLIAEVKNCDDIHIPIFGNGDVVSPEKAVEYRAQYGVDGIMIGRAAIGYPWIFNEIKHYFRTGEKLPPPDIEERVEVCKKHLARSIEWKGPRTGIFEMRRHYSNYFRGFPDFKPLRTRLVTGETLKEVSEILNEVGEKYELVVS